In Elephas maximus indicus isolate mEleMax1 chromosome 14, mEleMax1 primary haplotype, whole genome shotgun sequence, one DNA window encodes the following:
- the LOC126058379 gene encoding olfactory receptor 2AK2-like, which translates to MKTENQTFGTEFILLGFFQYGQMNTVLFATTAGLFSVTLMGNIILIHLIRLDTPLHTPMYFLLSQLSFIDVMYISTTVPKMAANFLSNSKTITFLGCEIQTFLFLSLGGTEALLLGFMSYDRYVAISHPLHYPVLMSKTICLSLVTCAWASSSINALIHTLHVFQLPFCASRIINHFFCEVPSLMPLVCQDTSQYEYTVLFIMAILASYARVLIVVYQMSSGKGQTKAISTCSSHLIVASLFYGTTLSTYTRPHTLHYPEEDKVVAVFYSIITPLLNPFIYSVRNKEVMGAMKKFWKNRYLYRKYDFRNPLYFETEQHDLISLLSREM; encoded by the coding sequence atgaagacagaaaatcaaaCTTTTGGAACAGAATTTATACTTCTTGGCTTTTTCCAATATGGCCAAATGAACACCGTCCTCTTTGCTACCACTGCAGGCCTCTTCTCAGTGACTTTGATGGGGAATATCATACTGATCCACCTCATCCGACTGGACACTCcgctccacactcccatgtacttcctcCTCAGTCAGCTCTCCTTCATTGACGTGATGTACATCTCCACCACGGTACCCAAGATGGCAGCAAACTTCCTGTCAAATAGTAAGACTATTACTTTTTTAGGTTGTGAGATTCAAACCTTTCTGTTTTTGAGTCTCGGTGGAACTGAagctcttcttcttggtttcaTGTCTTATGATAGATATGTAGCAATCTCTCACCCTTTACATTATCCTGTGCTCATGAGCAAGACAATCTGTTTGTCCCTGGTCACATGTGCATGGGCCAGTAGTTCTATCAATGCTTTAATACATACATTGCATGTATTTCAACTTCCATTCTGTGCATCTCGGATCATTaaccactttttctgtgaagttcCATCTCTAATGCCTTTGGTGTGTCAGGACACCTCCCAGTATGAGTATACTGTCCTTTTTATCATGGCCATTCTGGCTTCCTATGCCCGGGTACTTATTGTGGTTTACCAGATGAGCTCAGGTAAAGGGCAGACAAAAGCCATCTCCACGTGTTCCTCTCATCTGATTGTGGCAAGCCTATTCTATGGGACTACTCTCTCCACCTATACAAGACCACACACCTTGCATTACCCTGAGGAAGATAAAGTGGTGGCGGTATTTTACAGTATCATTACACCTCTTCTGAACCCATTTATCTACAGTGTGAGGAATAAGGAGGTCATGGGGgctatgaaaaagttttggaaaaatAGATATTTGTACAGAAAATATGACTTTAGGAACCCTTTATACTTTGAGACTGAACAACATGATTTGATTAGCCTACTGTCTAGAGAGATGTAA